A part of Drosophila ananassae strain 14024-0371.13 chromosome 2R, ASM1763931v2, whole genome shotgun sequence genomic DNA contains:
- the LOC6506283 gene encoding transmembrane protease serine 9, translating into MLKLILLAVLLSLLKCGQAQISFTNQLCTARNPKIVGGSEAERNEMPFMVSLMRRGGHFCGGTIISERWILTAGHCICNGLQQFMKPAQIQGVVGLHSIREYLNGIGNGPDALRVDFKNIVPHPKYDCNDVKHDIALLELVQPIKFSSHIQPSCVGSDKGQRSLEQEYGTVSGWGWTHENQAEGDRSDVLRKASVRIWSNEDCERSYRSQGKSNTIGDTQLCAGYENGQIDSCWADSGGPLMSKEHHLVGVVSTGIGCARPGLPGIYTRVSKYIPWMQNVIAGRK; encoded by the exons atgTTGAAGCTTATCTTACTAGCCGTTCTATTGTCATTATTGAAATGTGGACAGGCTCAAATTTCCT TTACCAATCAGCTCTGCACGGCGCGAAATCCCAAAATTGTCGGTGGTAGTGAGGCGGAACGCAACGAAATGCCTTTTATGGTCAGTCTTATGCGCCGCGGTGGTCACTTCTGCGGTGGCACAATCATATCGGAACGGTGGATCCTCACGGCCGGCCACTGCATCTGCAACGGCTTGCAGCAGTTCATGAAACCGGCTCAAATCCAGGGTGTTGTGGGGCTCCACAGTATCCGGGAGTACTTGAATGGGATTGGCAACGGTCCGGATGCATTAAGGGTGGATTTTAAGAACATAGTGCCGCATCCAAAGTATGACTGCAATGATGTGAAACATGATATAG CCCTGCTGGAGCTGGTGCAGCCAATAAAATTCAGCTCCCATATCCAACCAAGTTGCGTGGGCTCCGACAAAGGACAACGCAGCTTGGAGCAGGAATATGGCACAGTATCCGGATGGGGTTGGACTCATGAGAACCAAGCCGAAGGTGATCGATCCGATGTGCTGCGCAAAGCTTCTGTGAGGATTTGGAGCAACGAGGACTGCGAGAGATCGTACAGGTCCCAGGGAAAGAGTAACACCATCGGAGACACCCAATTGTGTGCCGGATATGAAAACGGGCAAATTGATTCCTGTTGG GCCGATTCTGGTGGCCCGCTTATGTCTAAGGAGCATCATTTGGTTGGCGTCGTTTCCACGGGCATCGGATGTGCGCGTCCTGGCTTGCCTGGCATTTATACGCGCGTCAGTAAATATATTCCCTGGATGCAGAATGTTATAGCTGGGAGAAAATAG
- the LOC6502774 gene encoding uncharacterized protein DDB_G0287625, with protein sequence MNDSELTDRAIAELMREIDAQNPSLANQTQCERKVNPLGKTNKRFLGRTINNALSHNKRAKERTVANCQQKLKDLDDRYEKRKLNKFYNRNRSTSRSRSKSTNRRASRSRSRCRSVDKRSSRTRSRSRSSPRRRSRKKSKKSRRKERKRSRSRSSSGSPYRSRSSRRKKQKRSSKKNKKTRRRSRSSLSTRRHSSYDPSFNETLPVPAPSELLLNHSKQMALVVAMAYSQVLNTKIPSNAQERASSPLSDIVKELMSDDDQTNNISLECLSISSNEAPKKVLTIDVSSNSEGNGDSESSDSESESSSCIELDNTSDSNNNSDIEIVECQTHEIKKPDNELNNKELSESVPSVDLTDD encoded by the exons atgaACGATTCTGAGCTGACCGA TCGCGCTATTGCAGAGCTAATGCGCGAGATTGATGCACAAAATCCAAGCCTTGCTAACCAAACCCAATGCGAACGCAAGGTGAACCCTCTtggaaaaacaaataaacgcTTTTTAGGAAGAACAATAAATAATGCACTAAGCCATAATAAGCGAGCAAAGGAGCGGACAGTAGCTAATTGCCAACAAAAGCTGAAGGATTTAGATGACAGATATGAGAAACGAAAACTCAACAAGTTCTACAACAGAAATCGAAGTAcaagcaggagcagaagcAAGAGCACAAATCGGAGAGCCAGCAGAAGTAGAAGCAGATGTAGGAGTGTTGACAAACGATCGAGCAGGACTCGCAGCAGAAGTAGAAGTTCTCCTCGACGACGCAGCAGGAAAAAGTCAAAAAAGTCGCGTCGCAAAGAACGAAAAAGAAGCAGGAGCAGAAGTAGCAGTGGAAGTCCATATCGCAGTCGCTCCAGCCGacggaaaaaacaaaaaaggtcgtccaaaaaaaacaaaaaaactcgAAGGAGATCCAGGAGTAGCCTGAGTACCAGAAGACACAGTAGCTATGATCCTTCTTTCAATGAAACTCTACCTGTTCCCGCACCATCAGAATTGCTCCTAAATCACTCGAAACAAATGGCTCTGGTTGTGGCCATGGCCTATAGCCAAGTTCTCAATACAAAGATCCCTAGCAATGCCCAAGAAAGAGCTTCTTCTCCACTAAGCGATATAGTAAAAGAGTTGATGTCGGATGACGATCAAACTAACAATATAAGTCTCGAATGTTTATCTATTTCATCCAACGAAGCACCAAAAAAGGTTCTTACTATCGATGTTAGCTCTAATTCCGAAGGAAATGGAGATTCGGAAAGCTCGGATTCTGAATCGGAATCTAGTAGCTGTATTGAGTTAGACAACACCAGTGATTCGAATAACAATAGTGATATAGAAATAGTCGAATGTCAAACACATGAGATTAAAAAACCTGATAATGAACTCAACAATAAAGAATTGAGTGAAAGCGTACCCTCCGTTGACCTGACTGATGATTAA
- the LOC6506284 gene encoding dysbindin protein homolog has protein sequence MFGSLKKKLSSAIQEGLVISENLQQQYRQRVSSGNSGSQQSSTATTPTSPLGGLNESLSSSRSSNLSLSSPFQLTDGIPTHLNVAAGCGLLAKYEDDWQKIHVANEENAEKATAIANQISGVQQKASNQRKIISELNSSLAGIPSLISQLKASTKTLQSLEELGNQLEVELEKLEDLCEECELQEFMLEQQFQLSRHKQKKLNDLEQYRQKIATQHQTKIQDQEQKLLKMQRERQAVFDDAFRNDMEEYKQHGQLTKIQTTGNSTKLEEVVLEPTEVEAQDALEQFLNG, from the exons ATGTTTGGAAGCCTTAAAAAGAAGCTGAGCAGTGCGATTCAGGAGGGACTGGTGATCTCCGAGAATCTGCAACAGCAATATCGCCAGCGTGTCAGTTCTGGAAACTCGGGAAGTCAACAGTCGAGCACCGCCACCACTCCTACATCACCATTGGGCGGTCTCAACGAGAGTTTATCCTCGAGCCGGAGCAGTAATCTATCTCTGAGTTCCCCATTCCAACTGACAGATGGAATACCAACGCATTTAAATGTGGCTGCTGGTTGTGGCTTGCTGGCCAAATACGAGGACGATTGGCAGAAAATCCATGTGGCGAATGAGGAGAATGCGGAGAAGGCCACCGCCATTGCCAATCAGATCTCTGGAGTGCAACAAAAGGCCAGCAACCAACGAAAGATCATCAGCGAGCTAAATAGCAGTCTGGCGGGGATTCCCAGCTTGATATCACAACTTAAGGCCAGCACGAAAACACTCCAATCTTTAGAGGAGCTGGGCAACCAGTTGGAGGTGGAATTGGAGAAGCTGGAGGATCTCTGCGAGGAGTGTGAACTTCAGGAGTTTATGCTGGAGCAGCAATTCCAGCTATCTCGTCACAAGCAGAAGAAACTCAACGATTTGGAGCAGTACAGGCAGAAGATAGCCACTCAGCACCAGACGAAAATCCAGGACCAGGAACAAAAGTTACTAAAGATGCAAAGGGAAAGACAGGCTGTGTTTGACGATGCATTTCGGAACGACATGGAGGAGTACAAACAGCACGGCCAGCTGACGA AAATTCAAACCACTGGAAATTCCACCAAATTGGAGGAGGTAGTCCTTGAGCCCACCGAGGTGGAGGCCCAGGACGCTTTGGAACAGTTCCTCAATGGATGA
- the LOC6506285 gene encoding glutaredoxin-C4 — MGAVGSAVRPQIVDMSSKQAKFVENTIASNKVVIFSKTYCPYCTMAKEPFRKLNVDATIIELDGNPDGNEIQSVLGELTGAKTVPRVFINGKFVGGGTDIKRMFETGALQKYFQ, encoded by the exons ATGGGCGCAGTTGGATCCGCAGTGAGACCACAAATAGTAGACATGTCTTCCAAGCAGGCGAAATTTGTCGAGAACACCATTGCTAGCAACAAGGTTGTGATATTCAGCAAGACCTATTGCCCCTACTGCACCATGGCGAAGGAG CCCTTCCGAAAGCTTAATGTGGATGCAACTATTATCGAGTTGGATGGAAATCCGGATGGCAATGAGATCCAGTCTGTCCTTGGGGAACTTACGGGGGCTAAAACG gtTCCTCGTGTTTTCATTAATGGAAAATTCGTTGGTGGCGGCACGGACATCAAAAGAATGTTCGAAACTGGAGCTTTGCAGAAATACTTTCAGTAA
- the LOC6506286 gene encoding biogenesis of lysosome-related organelles complex 1 subunit 3: MADLVSGEASESDEELQDKHKIFAAEVPGEASEDEDDDEDIYEQRRSTQVNSMASIYRNNLLQRKLIENNIAIWRSLTAFTRSFVVSASKQLVTTDQMLIKSQINLQSALTSLQQAQKNAQELQSRVASVMTSSFLPHINIQKAI, encoded by the exons ATGGCTGATTTGGTAAGCGGTGAGGCTTCAGAATCCGATGAGGAGCTGCAGGACAAGCACAAG atttttgccGCCGAGGTTCCAGGGGAAGCTTCAGAAGATGAAGACGACGACGAAGACATCTACGAACAGCGCAGAAGCACCCAGGTGAACAGCATGGCCTCCATTTACCGGAATAATCTCCTCCAGCGTAAACTGA TTGAAAACAATATAGCCATTTGGAGATCTCTCACCGCTTTCACCCGAAGCTTTGTTGTGAGTGCATCTAAGCAACTGGTCACAACGGATCAAATGCTCATCAAATCCCAGATCAATCTCCAATCGGCACTTACATCATTACAACAAGCTCAGAAAAATGCTCAGGAACTTCAATCGAGGGTAGCTTCTGTCATGACCAGCAGCTTTCTTCCACACATAAATATCCAGAAAGCTATTTGA
- the LOC6493670 gene encoding cell cycle checkpoint control protein RAD9A, producing the protein MKYTLEGNNARVIAKAVQSLSKVGKEMFIEIDQQGLQMRAINATQSAVGSIFFKRSMFEIFDMPPNSDFYCKISMKGCLAVFRNMNEVEYCELNVVDDQTNLKVNLRCKLETTKEATISIIDDQNINTNIDTDPRPNVIRGEHKLFTDISNNFNTTEEELTLEANSRSLVAKNYIEGARVNDKFMRTQLKLKPSEFDQYQVTNETIITFCIKELRAFLLFAECLNASLSLEFDDAGRPLLIKIKKHGEIECLLIMSTLSPEDVSFSDDYCQRDLTARDGDEPLETSKRKSKKPEPPPKTNKRKSSAPEPARSQPKRRLAESDHETSIETPLFQFRNSEAPSVQQPRNLAEVDTVDLIECEADEEALMLAAADAALEATLAPNVPQVPNSTEVCFYNSDDPPTTQMPQLPASSSDDDETIPQSPQRETRVRAIFSRCFQSTYVPREPSPNSQAFAPNSDTED; encoded by the exons ATGAAATACACTTTAGAAGGAAACAATGCAAGAG TCATTGCCAAAGCCGTGCAATCCCTTTCAAAGGTGGGAAAGGAGATGTTTATTGAAATTGACCAACAGGGCTTACAAATGAGGGCCATAAATGCCACACAATCGGCAGTTGGTAGTATTTTCTTCAAACGTTCCATGTTTGAGATATTTGACATGCCGCCGAACTCAGATTTCTATTGCAAGATATCCATGAAAGGATGTTTGGCAGTGTTCCGTAATATGAATGAG gTTGAATACTGCGAACTTAACGTAGTTGACGACCAAACCAACCTGAAAGTTAATCTGCGTTGCAAGTTGGAGACAACAAAAGAGGCCACCATATCCATCATAGACGACCAGAACATCAACACCAACATTGATACGGATCCACGACCAAATGT AATTCGTGGTGAACACAAATTGTTTACTGATATATCGAATAACTTTAATACCACAGAGGAAGAACTAACGCTGGAGGCCAACTCCCGCAGCTTAGTGGCTAAAAACTACATAGAAGGAGCTAGAGTTAACGATAAATTTATGAGAACCCAACTGAAACTGAAGCCAAGTGAATTCGATCAATACCAAGTGACGAATGAAACAATCATTACATTTTGTATCAAAGAGCTACGCGCCTTTCTCCTCTTTGCCGAGTGTTTGAATGCCTCGCTCTCATTGGAGTTTGACGATGCGGGAAGACCCCTTTTAATAAAGATCAAAAAGCATGGCGAGATTGAGTGCTTGTTGATCATGTCCACTCTTTCGCCAGAGGATGTGAGTTTCTCTGACGATTACTGTCAAAGGGATTTGACGGCTCGAGATGGAGATGAGCCGCTGGAAACATCAAAGAGAAAGAGTAAAAAACCAGAACCACcgccaaaaacaaacaaacgcaAGAGCAGCGCTCCGGAACCGGCTAGATCTCAACCAAAACGAAGATTGGCCGAAAGTGACCACGAAACGAGTATAGAGACACCTCTGTTTCAGTTCCGGAACTCCGAGGCGCCGTCTGTGCAACAGCCCAGGAATTTGGCTGAGGTGGATACCGTGGATTTAATTGAGTGTGAGGCTGATGAGGAAGCTCTGATGCTGGCCGCCGCAGATGCTGCTCTGGAGGCCACCTTAGCACCCAATGTGCCCCAAGTTCCTAACAGTACAGAGGTTTGCTTCTACAACTCTGATGATCCGCCGACCACTCAGATGCCCCAACTGCCAGCCTCCTCCTCTGATGATGATGAAACCATTCCACAGTCACCTCAACGCGAGACCAGAGTGCGAGCGATATTCTCCAGGTGTTTCCAAAGCACTTATGTTCCCCGGGAGCCATCGCCAAATAGTCAGGCCTTTGCGCCCAATTCGGATACAGAAGATTAG
- the LOC6506288 gene encoding UDP-glucose:glycoprotein glucosyltransferase codes for MLRAAALCVSVVLLALYSPISAESSKSYPITTLINAKWTQTPLYLEVAEYLADEQAGLFWDYVQGVTKLDTALNEYDTESQQYNAALELVKSHVSSPQLPLLKLVVSTHSLTPRIQTHFQLAQELRSGGACDGSTFAQVGTELACSYAELQKKLGLPLAKESLDAPVVTYSFDHIFPGSENNTRTVVLYGDLGSSQFRTYHKLLEKEANSGKIRYILRHQLASTDKRPVRLSGYGVELHLKSTEYKSQDDAPKPEAGSSSDDSDDLSNESDVQGFDFKILKQKHPTLKRALDQLRQRLLQGNDEIAQLKAWEFQDLGLQAAAAVAEIQGDETLQILQYISHNFPMLARTLLAHKVTDSLRTEVKHNTEVFGRSLNVAPPDGALFINGLFFDADTMDLYSLVETLRSEMRVLESLHSNNVRGNLASSLLALDLTASSKKEFAIDIRDTAVQWINDIENDAQYRRWPASVMDLLRPTFPGMLRNIRKNVFNLVLVVDVLQPLARSVIKLSESFVIHQAPIRLGIVFDARDANKDNLEDYIAITCAFNYVSQKKEARAALSFLTDIYAAVGETKVVKKKDIVKQLSKEFSTLSLSKAEEFLDEDGTYDYGRELAAEFIQRLGFPDKGQPQALMNGVPMPSNIVTADSDFEEAIFTEIMSHTSNLQKAVYKGDMTDNDVAIDYLMNQPHVMPRLNQRILSQEDVKYLDINGVAYSNLGNVAALNKLSNRDMTATLMENLKYFGGKKSTEKIGRSSLQFLTLWVFADLNEEEGRSLLTHALEYVQGGESVRLAFIPNTESAGADKKNLNRLVWAAMQALSPTQATEQVLKWLKKPKEKIEIPSQLEDILGSTELHLKMLRVYAQRVLGLNKSQRLVIGNGRLYGPLSSEETFDSADFALLARFSSLQYGDKVRQVLKESAQDVSDQFTSDTLLKLYASLLPRQTKTRFKLPTDLKSDHSVVKLPPKQEKLPHFDIVAVLDPASRAAQKLTPILILLRQVLNCQLNLYLIPVPQHSDMPVKNFYRYVVEPEVQFEVNGGRSEGPLAKFSGLPANPLLTQQLQVPENWLVEAVRAVYDLDNIKLTDIGGPVHSEFDLEYLLLEGHCFDASSGAPPRGLQLVLGTQSQPTLVDTIVMANLGYFQLKANPGAWSLRLREGKSTDIYGISHVEGVNTHHAAGTNDVQALITSLRSHVIKLRVSKKPGMQQAELLSDDNEQQGQSGIWNSIASSFGGSNSNQAATDEDTETINIFSVASGHLYERLLRIMMVSLLKHTKSPVKFWFLKNYLSPQFTDFLPHMASEYNFQYELVQYKWPRWLHQQTEKQRTIWGYKILFLDVLFPLNVRKIIFVDADAIVRTDIKELYDLDLGGAPYAYTPFCDSRKEMEGFRFWKQGYWRSHLMGRRYHISALYVVDLKRFRKIAAGDRLRGQYQALSQDPNSLSNLDQDLPNNMIHQVAIKSLPDDWLWCQTWCSDSSFKSAKVIDLCNNPQTKEAKLTAAQRIVPEWKDYDAELKTLLARVEDHENSHGRESTDDEYPSSNDPAVTTASTPPHEPKHGEL; via the exons aTGTTACGTGCTGCGGCGTTGTGTGTGTCTGTGGTGCTCTTGGCACTATATTCGCCGATTTCTGCGGAATCGAGCAAGAGCTACCCCATTACGACTCTAATTAATGCCAAGTGGACGCAGACGCCACTTTATCTGGAGGTTGCCGAATATCTAGCTGACGAACAAGCAGGCCTCTTCTGGGACTATGTCCAGGGAGTCACCAAACTGGACACGGCTCTGAACGAATATG ATACGGAGTCGCAGCAGTACAACGCTGCCTTGGAGTTGGTCAAGAGCCATGTCAGCTCGCCCCAACTGCCTCTACTCAAGCTGGTGGTCTCCACGCACAGTTTGACGCCGCGTATCCAGACGCACTTTCAATTGGCCCAGGAGTTGAGGAGCGGCGGCGCCTGTGACGGTTCCACTTTTGCCCAGGTTGGCACCGAGTTGGCCTGCAGTTACGCGGAGTTGCAGAAAAAATTGGGACTGCCGCTGGCCAAGGAGAGCCTGGATGCGCCGGTGGTAACCTACAGCTTCGATCACATCTTCCCTGGCAGCGAGAACAACACTCGCACTGTGGTTTTATACGGCGATCTGGGAAGCTCTCAGTTCCGTACCTACCACAAGCTGTTGGAAAAGGAGGCTAACAGTGGCAAGATACGATATATCTTGCGGCATCAGTTGGCTAGCACAGACAAGCGTCCTGTGAGGCTCTCAGGCTACGGCGTGGAACTTCACTTAAAATCGACGGAGTATAAGAGCCAGGATGATGCACCCAAGCCAGAGGCGGGCTCGTCTTCTGACGACTCCGATGATCTGTCTAACGAATCAGATGTCCAAGGCTTCGATTTCAAAATCCTAAAGCAGAAGCATCCCACACTGAAAAGGGCTTTGGATCAGTTGCGCCAACGACTTTTGCAGGGCAACGACGAAATTGCACAGCTGAAGGCATGGGAGTTCCAGGATCTGGGTCTGCAAGCTGCCGCAGCTGTGGCGGAAATTCAGGGCGACGAAACTCTTCAGATTCTGCAGTACATTTCCCATAATTTCCCTATGCTGGCCCGCACTCTTTTGGCTCACAAAGTAACCGATTCTCTGAGGACAGAGGTCAAGCACAATACCGAGGTGTTTGGCAGGAGCTTGAATGTGGCGCCGCCAGATGGAGCTCTTTTCATAAACGGACTCTTCTTCGATGCTGACACCATGGATTTGTACTCCCTGGTGGAAACTCTTCGCTCGGAGATGCGCGTGCTGGAAAGTCTGCACAGCAACAATGTCCGCGGCAATCTGGCCAGTTCTTTACTAGCCCTAGATCTCACAGCTTCCAGCAAAAAGGAGTTCGCCATCGACATTCGTGATACAGCTGTTCAGTGGATCAATGATATTGAAAATGACGCTCAGTACCGGCGTTGGCCTGCATCTGTGATGGATCTCCTGCGTCCCACATTCCCCGGAATGTTGCGAAACATCAGGAAGAATGTATTCAACTTGGTGCTGGTAGTTGATGTCCTCCAACCCTTGGCCAGAAGTGTAATAAAGCTGTCTGAATCCTTCGTCATCCATCAGGCTCCCATCCGCCTGGGTATAGTTTTCGATGCCAGGGATGCTAACAAGGATAATCTGGAGGATTACATTGCCATAACCTGCGCCTTCAACTATGTGAGTCAGAAGAAAGAGGCCCGGGCTGCGTTGAGTTTCCTCACGGATATTTATGCCGCTGTTGGGGAGACCAAGGTGGTGAAAAAGAAGGATATAGTGAAGCAGCTGTCAAAGGAGTTCTCTACTCTATCCTTGTCCAAGGCCGAGGAGTTCTTGGATGAGGATGGCACCTATGATTACGGCAGGGAGTTGGCTGCCGAGTTCATCCAGCGGCTTGGATTCCCGGATAAGGGCCAACCACAAGCCCTCATGAATGGTGTTCCCATGCCATCGAATATTGTGACAGCCGATAGCGACTTCGAGGAGGCCATTTTCACCGAGATCATGAGTCACACCTCCAATCTGCAGAAAGCTGTTTACAAGGGCGACATGACGGACAACGATGTGGCCATCGATTACCTGATGAACCAGCCGCATGTCATGCCTCGACTCAACCAGAGGATCCTCAGTCAGGAGGATGTCAAGTATCTGGATATCAATGGCGTGGCCTACAGCAATCTGGGCAATGTGGCTGCCTTGAACAAGCTCTCCAACCGCGACATGACTGCCACTTTAATGGAGAATCTCAAGTACTTTGGCGGAAAGAAGTCCACGGAGAAGATTGGTCGCTCATCATTGCAGTTCCTAACTCTCTGGGTGTTTGCCGACTTAAACGAGGAGGAGGGCAGATCTCTGCTCACACATGCCTTGGAATATGTCCAGGGTGGCGAGAGTGTCCGTCTGGCTTTTATTCCCAACACGGAAAGTGCTGGAGCGGATAAGAAGAATCTTAATCGCTTGGTTTGGGCCGCTATGCAAGCGCTGTCGCCAACTCAGGCCACTGAGCAGGTTCTCAAGTGGTTGAAGAAGCCGAAGGAGAAGATTGAAATACCATCGCAACTGGAGGATATACTAGGCTCCACTGAGCTCCATCTGAAGATGCTGAGGGTGTATGCTCAGCGGGTTTTGGGTTTGAACAAATCCCAGCGTCTGGTTATTGGAAATGGGCGACTCTATGGTCCTCTCTCTTCCGAAGAGACCTTCGATAGTGCTGATTTTGCCTTGCTGGCCAGGTTCAGCTCCCTGCAATATGGCGATAAGGTGCGGCAGGTCCTTAAGGAATCCGCTCAAGATGTCAGCGATCAGTTCACCAGCGATACCCTGCTTAAACTCTACGCCAGCCTGCTGCCCAGGCAAACCAAGACCCGTTTCAAGCTGCCCACTGACTTGAAATCCGATCATTCGGTGGTGAAGCTGCCTCCAAAGCAGGAAAAGCTCCCCCACTTTGATATTGTTGCTGTTTTGGATCCCGCCTCCCGAGCAGCCCAGAAGCTGACACCAATCTTAATCCTGCTGCGCCAGGTGCTCAACTGCCAGTTGAACCTCTATCTGATTCCCGTGCCCCAGCACAGCGATATGCCGGTGAAGAACTTCTACAGATATGTAGTCGAACCAGAAGTTCAGTTCGAGGTTAATGGCGGAAGGTCTGAGGGACCTCTGGCGAAGTTCAGTGGACTACCGGCCAATCCTCTGCTGACTCAACAGCTCCAGGTTCCGGAGAACTGGCTTGTGGAAGCAGTCCGTGCCGTTTACGATCTGGACAACATAAAACTAACCGACATCGGTGGACCCGTGCACAGCGAATTCGATCTGGAATATCTCTTGTTGGAGGGCCATTGCTTTGATGCCTCCAGTGGAGCTCCTCCCAGGGGATTGCAGTTGGTTTTGGGCACTCAGAGCCAGCCCACTCTAGTAGACACCATTGTGATGGCCAATCTGGGCTACTTCCAACTTAAAGCCAACCCAGGAGCCTGGTCGCTGCGATTGCGTGAAGGAAAGTCCACGGATATCTATGGCATAAGTCACGTGGAGGGCGTCAACACTCACCACGCCGCGGGAACCAACGATGTTCAGGCTTTGATCACCTCGCTGCGCTCTCACGTGATCAAATTACGGGTTTCGAAGAAGCCGGGTATGCAGCAGGCGGAACTCCTTTCGGATGACAACGAACAGCAAGGGCAATCGGGAATTTGGAACAGCATCGCCAGCAGCTTTGGTGGCTCCAACAGCAACCAGGCAGCCACCGACGAGGATACGGAAACCATTAACATCTTCTCAGTGGCATCAGGCCATCTGTATGAGCGTCTTTTGCGGATTATGATGGTCTCGCTGCTGAAGCACACGAAATCCCCGGTGAAGTTCTGGTTCCTGAAGAACTACCTCTCCCCGCAGTTCACCGATTTCCTGCCCCACATGGCCAGTGAATATAACTTCCAGTACGAACTGGTCCAATACAAGTGGCCGCGTTGGCTGCACCAGCAGACGGAGAAACAGCGTACCATTTGGGGCTATAAGATTCTCTTCCTGGATGTGCTCTTCCCGCTGAATGTGCGAAAAATCATTTTCGTGGATGCCGATGCGATTGTTCGAACGGATATCAAGGAGCTGTATGATCTGGATCTTGGAGGAGCTCCCTATGCCTACACACCCTTCTGTGATTCGCGTAAGGAGATGGAGGGCTTCAGGTTCTGGAAACAGGGCTACTGGCGCAGTCACTTGATGGGCCGAAGGTATCACATATCTGCTCTGTATGTGGTGGACTTGAAGCGATTCCGCAAGATTGCAGCTGGTGACAGGCTTCGGGGTCAATACCAGGCCCTCAGCCAGGATCCGAACAGTTTGTCCAATCTGGATCAGGATTTGCCCAACAATATGATCCACCAGGTGGCCATTAAGTCACTGCCCGACGATTGGTTGTGGTGCCAGACATGGTGCAGCGACAGTTCCTTTAAGAGTGCCAAGGTGATCGATCTGTGCAACAATCCGCAGACCAAGGAGGCTAAACTGACGGCTGCCCAGAGGATTGTGCCCGAGTGGAAGGACTACGATGCGGAGCTGAAGACACTGTTGGCTCGGGTCGAGGATCACGAGAACTCCCATGGTCGGGAGTCGACGGACGATGAGTATCCTTCATCGAACGATCCGGCCGTCACCACTGCCTCAACGCCGCCACATGAGCCCAAGCACGGCGAGCTGTGA